Proteins encoded by one window of Acidobacteriota bacterium:
- a CDS encoding arginine repressor, with protein MRASQRRRRAIQQLVRRRKISTQQELVEALEDLGFPVSQASVSRDITALRLVKVDGCYAPPAQAVPEDDPRQARLKASVLGVRTAGENLVVLITPPGEASAVGLAIDDLDLPGLVGSVAGDDTVFVAVDTPPGAASFAGSLARRLHLRD; from the coding sequence ATGAGAGCCAGTCAGCGTCGTCGGCGGGCCATTCAGCAGCTCGTGCGTCGTCGGAAGATCTCCACCCAGCAGGAACTGGTCGAAGCCCTCGAGGACCTGGGTTTCCCGGTCAGCCAGGCCTCGGTATCCCGGGACATCACGGCCCTGCGCCTGGTCAAGGTGGACGGTTGCTACGCTCCTCCCGCCCAGGCCGTTCCCGAAGACGACCCCCGCCAAGCGCGCCTGAAAGCGTCAGTGCTCGGTGTGCGTACCGCCGGTGAAAACCTGGTGGTGCTGATCACTCCCCCCGGCGAGGCCAGTGCCGTGGGTCTGGCCATCGACGACCTGGACCTGCCCGGACTGGTGGGCAGCGTGGCCGGGGACGACACGGTCTTCGTCGCTGTCGACACGCCTCCCGGTGCGGCTTCTTTTGCCGGCAGCCTGGCTCGCCGGCTCCACTTGCGGGATTGA
- a CDS encoding M20/M25/M40 family metallo-hydrolase has protein sequence MSDASATELLAALVRIPSPSGEEGKVAACLERWAAAAGLAASRDEAAVRIEVPGAAPGPTLLLASHLDTVPAGDAWEVDPFAAVVRDGALWGRGAVDAKGPLSAMCAAAARLAAEGGPRRGRLVVLATYGEETRHTSMPRALEALGSPPDGAVVGEPTGLEPCIAQRGLLILEAIWEGAAVHAGWAAELEARPASALDAAVRGLARLEGLELAPKDSVLGRTVATPTVMQAGSARNVTPERASVVLDVRTTPVADYDTLRRRLADAMGAEIRVISDRLRPARTPEGSRLLALLLEQRPDAVPFASPTSSDWVFLRDVDAIKLGPGDSRLSHTSREAMPLTEVEEGVRLYLDLARAFLA, from the coding sequence TTGAGCGACGCTTCCGCGACTGAACTGCTCGCCGCCCTGGTGCGGATTCCCAGCCCTTCCGGCGAGGAAGGAAAGGTGGCCGCCTGTCTCGAGCGGTGGGCGGCGGCGGCGGGACTGGCCGCCTCGCGGGACGAGGCGGCGGTGCGCATCGAGGTGCCCGGTGCCGCTCCGGGACCCACCCTGCTGCTGGCCTCTCACCTGGACACGGTGCCCGCGGGAGATGCCTGGGAGGTCGATCCCTTCGCCGCTGTCGTGCGCGATGGTGCCCTGTGGGGCCGCGGTGCGGTCGATGCCAAGGGGCCGCTGAGCGCCATGTGCGCGGCCGCGGCGCGCCTGGCTGCGGAGGGGGGGCCGCGTCGGGGTCGCCTGGTGGTGCTGGCGACCTACGGGGAGGAGACCCGCCACACTTCCATGCCCCGCGCTCTCGAGGCCCTCGGATCCCCCCCGGATGGAGCGGTGGTGGGCGAGCCCACCGGTCTCGAGCCCTGTATCGCCCAGCGGGGTCTGCTGATCCTCGAGGCGATCTGGGAGGGGGCGGCCGTTCACGCGGGCTGGGCCGCGGAGCTGGAGGCACGTCCCGCAAGCGCCCTGGACGCCGCGGTGCGGGGCCTGGCCCGGTTGGAGGGCCTGGAGCTGGCGCCGAAAGATTCCGTTCTGGGACGGACGGTGGCTACGCCCACGGTGATGCAGGCAGGCAGCGCCCGCAATGTGACGCCGGAGAGGGCGAGTGTCGTGCTGGATGTACGCACCACGCCCGTGGCGGACTACGATACGCTGCGTCGGCGCCTGGCCGATGCCATGGGAGCCGAGATACGCGTGATCTCCGACCGGCTGCGCCCCGCCCGCACACCGGAAGGCTCGCGGCTGCTCGCCTTGCTGCTCGAGCAGCGGCCCGACGCCGTACCCTTCGCCTCGCCCACGTCTTCGGACTGGGTCTTCCTGCGGGATGTGGACGCCATCAAGCTCGGGCCGGGGGATTCCCGCCTGTCGCACACCAGTCGGGAGGCGATGCCGCTGACCGAAGTGGAAGAAGGGGTTCGACTCTATCTGGACCTGGCGCGGGCCTTCCTGGCGTGA
- the argB gene encoding acetylglutamate kinase, translated as MSELVAALKGALDYTRLYRRQTFVLKIGGETLGDPRAVRNLAMQVALLDSLSIRLVVVHGGGPQATRLSRELGVPVEIVAGRRVTSPATLEVAKMVFAGQLNVELLAALRSQGVRGVGLSGVDANLITARRREKVTVKDDDGSRREVDYGEVGDVTAVDPTLIETLVARHYVPVVASLAATDEGRVLNVNADTIAERLAVALEAKKLIFLTSSPGLLRDVDDSSSLVTFASPEDLLEMLESGAISAGMRPKVEACLRAVKGGVKRTHIIDGRAEDSLLIELFTGAGAGTMIVGQREAESYREKEH; from the coding sequence ATGAGTGAACTGGTGGCGGCCCTCAAGGGCGCGCTGGACTACACACGGCTCTATCGCCGACAGACCTTCGTGCTGAAGATCGGTGGCGAGACCCTGGGCGATCCCCGGGCGGTGCGCAACCTGGCCATGCAGGTCGCCCTGCTCGATTCCTTGTCGATTCGCCTGGTGGTGGTCCATGGCGGCGGACCCCAGGCCACTCGCCTGAGCCGGGAGCTGGGAGTTCCCGTGGAGATCGTCGCCGGCAGGCGAGTGACCAGCCCCGCCACCCTGGAGGTGGCCAAGATGGTCTTCGCCGGCCAGCTCAACGTGGAGTTGCTCGCCGCCCTGCGCAGCCAGGGTGTGCGGGGCGTGGGCCTGTCGGGGGTGGACGCCAACCTGATCACCGCCCGGCGGAGGGAGAAGGTCACCGTCAAGGACGACGATGGCAGTCGGCGCGAGGTGGACTACGGCGAGGTGGGAGACGTGACCGCGGTGGATCCCACCCTGATCGAGACTCTCGTCGCCCGCCACTACGTGCCCGTGGTGGCTTCCCTGGCCGCCACGGACGAGGGGCGGGTGCTCAACGTCAACGCGGACACCATCGCCGAACGGCTGGCCGTGGCCCTGGAGGCCAAGAAGCTGATCTTTCTCACTTCCAGTCCGGGCCTGCTGCGGGATGTGGACGACTCCTCGAGCCTGGTGACCTTCGCCTCGCCTGAGGATCTGCTCGAGATGCTCGAGAGCGGCGCGATCAGCGCCGGCATGCGGCCCAAGGTGGAGGCCTGCCTGCGGGCGGTGAAGGGAGGCGTCAAGCGGACCCACATCATCGACGGCCGGGCCGAGGATTCGCTCCTGATCGAGCTGTTCACCGGTGCCGGGGCGGGGACGATGATCGTCGGGCAGCGCGAGGCGGAGAGCTACCGGGAGAAAGAGCATTGA
- a CDS encoding N-acetylornithine carbamoyltransferase — translation MSRQMLATDEWDDAAIGALLDRAAQLKAGRDPQPRALEGRVLANLFFNPSLRTRASFEVAMLRHGGACIALEPGKGVWGFETRPGVVMDGDAAEHLVDAARVLGRYGDLLGVRAFPSAPTWEEARRDEVLKIVAREAGVGVINLESARRHPCQGLADALTIREQLGTPRGKRFVLAWCWHPRALPTAVPVSAALAASREGMEVVIARPRGFDLDPEDMRAIEAMAGRNGGSVSTTDDLNAAMEGAEIVYAKSWGSLRRYGDAESEARGRAGLRHWRIDEDLMARTAGGQGRLMHCLPLRRNVIVTDGVLDGPWSVVTDQAENRLHVQRALLLDLLGDA, via the coding sequence ATGTCCAGGCAGATGCTGGCCACCGACGAGTGGGACGACGCGGCCATCGGGGCGCTGCTCGACCGGGCCGCCCAACTCAAGGCCGGGCGGGATCCCCAGCCCCGGGCTCTGGAGGGCCGGGTCCTGGCCAATCTCTTTTTCAATCCCTCCCTGCGCACCCGGGCCTCCTTCGAGGTGGCCATGTTGCGCCACGGCGGCGCGTGTATCGCTCTCGAGCCGGGCAAGGGGGTATGGGGCTTTGAAACCCGCCCGGGAGTGGTGATGGATGGTGACGCCGCCGAACACCTGGTGGATGCGGCCCGGGTGCTCGGACGCTACGGTGATCTGCTCGGTGTGCGCGCCTTTCCCTCGGCGCCCACCTGGGAAGAGGCGCGTCGGGACGAGGTGCTGAAGATCGTCGCCCGCGAGGCGGGCGTCGGCGTGATCAACCTGGAGTCCGCCCGGCGCCATCCCTGCCAGGGTCTGGCCGACGCCCTGACGATTCGCGAGCAGCTCGGCACGCCCCGGGGCAAGCGTTTCGTGCTGGCCTGGTGCTGGCACCCCCGGGCCCTGCCCACCGCCGTTCCCGTCAGCGCGGCCCTGGCGGCGTCACGGGAAGGGATGGAGGTGGTCATCGCCCGGCCCCGGGGTTTCGATCTCGACCCGGAAGACATGCGGGCCATCGAGGCGATGGCGGGTCGCAACGGCGGAAGCGTGAGCACCACCGACGATCTCAACGCCGCCATGGAGGGCGCCGAAATCGTCTACGCCAAGAGCTGGGGCAGCCTCCGGCGCTATGGCGATGCGGAGAGCGAGGCCCGGGGCCGGGCGGGCCTGCGGCACTGGCGGATCGACGAGGACCTGATGGCGCGCACCGCGGGGGGGCAGGGCAGGCTGATGCACTGCCTGCCCCTGCGCCGCAACGTGATCGTCACCGATGGTGTGCTCGACGGCCCCTGGTCGGTGGTCACCGACCAGGCGGAGAATCGTCTGCACGTGCAGCGGGCCTTGTTGCTCGACCTGCTGGGAGATGCCTGA
- a CDS encoding aminotransferase class III-fold pyridoxal phosphate-dependent enzyme has translation MLSPLMEMPVYSRWPLEVARAEGSYLWDRGGRRYLDFYAGHAVAGSGHCHPRVVAAIREQAEKLIFYSSALRSEPRERLLRVLGTLTPPGLTRAFFVNSGAEANEQALALARRRTGRSRVVCFEGAFHGRTLATLVLAGLRPYRASALASAAGEALGAFTRRLPWNDAAAARAGIDEEVAAVIVEPVQGLAGARVASPEFLQALREACDAAGAVLIFDEVQSGCLRCGGLSAGVEMGVQPDLLTLAKGIAAGLPLGAVLATTAVCDGLSTGDLGSTFGGAPIPCAAAAANLAALAEEGRARRALEHGRRLADAMAVMPGVVGVEGRGLLMGVRLDRPVRPVIRALFASGVLTGTSADPDVLRLLPPLVIDDSEIELFLRTLKEVLESSREGQ, from the coding sequence ATGCTGAGCCCGTTGATGGAGATGCCGGTCTACAGTCGCTGGCCCCTGGAGGTGGCCCGCGCCGAGGGCAGCTACCTCTGGGACCGGGGAGGGCGCCGCTACCTGGATTTCTACGCGGGGCACGCGGTGGCCGGCTCGGGCCACTGCCACCCGCGGGTCGTGGCGGCGATCCGCGAGCAGGCGGAAAAGCTGATCTTCTATTCCAGCGCCCTGCGTTCCGAGCCCCGCGAACGGCTGCTGCGGGTGCTGGGCACCCTGACTCCTCCGGGATTGACCCGGGCGTTTTTCGTCAACAGCGGCGCGGAGGCCAACGAGCAGGCCCTGGCCCTGGCTCGCCGCCGCACGGGTCGCTCGCGCGTCGTCTGCTTCGAAGGGGCTTTCCATGGACGCACGCTGGCCACCCTGGTGCTGGCCGGACTCAGGCCCTACCGCGCGTCGGCCCTCGCCAGCGCAGCGGGGGAGGCTCTCGGGGCGTTCACGCGGCGGCTTCCCTGGAACGACGCGGCCGCTGCCCGGGCCGGCATCGACGAGGAAGTGGCGGCGGTGATCGTCGAGCCGGTCCAGGGCCTGGCCGGTGCGCGTGTCGCCAGCCCGGAGTTTCTGCAGGCCCTGCGGGAAGCTTGCGACGCCGCCGGTGCGGTGCTGATCTTCGACGAGGTGCAGTCGGGTTGTCTGCGCTGCGGAGGCTTGAGCGCCGGCGTCGAGATGGGAGTGCAACCCGACCTGCTGACCCTGGCCAAGGGCATCGCCGCCGGTCTGCCCCTGGGAGCGGTGCTGGCCACCACGGCGGTCTGCGATGGACTGTCCACGGGAGATCTGGGCAGCACCTTCGGCGGGGCTCCCATTCCCTGCGCCGCCGCCGCCGCCAACCTGGCCGCCCTGGCCGAGGAGGGGCGGGCCCGACGGGCCCTCGAACACGGCCGGCGCCTCGCGGATGCGATGGCGGTGATGCCGGGCGTGGTGGGTGTGGAGGGGCGCGGATTGCTGATGGGGGTGCGCCTGGACCGGCCGGTGCGACCGGTGATCCGCGCCCTTTTCGCCAGCGGCGTGTTGACCGGGACTTCCGCCGACCCCGACGTGTTGCGCCTGCTGCCGCCGCTGGTGATCGACGACAGCGAAATCGAACTCTTTTTGCGGACGTTGAAGGAAGTGCTGGAATCTTCTCGGGAGGGACAATGA
- the argC gene encoding N-acetyl-gamma-glutamyl-phosphate reductase, whose translation MTSGLKVAVLGAAGFVGGELLRLLAVHPAVGSLRAFSESRAGEPAAAVHPALRHGPPLTLEAADPVEAGRWADVLFLALPHGKSQDLMEAVVAGPARLIVDLSADFRLADPLRFARTYGEHRATGLLGSFTYALADLKGGDLEGKRLLAAPGCFATACLLALVPLARAGLLSHPPACFAVTGSTGAGVHPRRTTHHPVRAHNFFAYALEGHRHQAEVIDELLRHDEAAAEPSLIVHSAPLVRGIHLSARVWLDQPLGDATVPYREALEGRPFVHLLDQPPELAAVVGTNHAHLHAATRRRGRELICCVAIDNLVKGAAGQAVQGMNLALGLEETAGLEFGGIYPC comes from the coding sequence ATGACTAGCGGGCTGAAGGTCGCGGTACTCGGAGCGGCCGGCTTCGTCGGAGGCGAGTTGCTGCGCCTGCTCGCGGTGCACCCCGCGGTCGGAAGCTTGCGGGCCTTTTCCGAAAGTCGGGCTGGTGAACCCGCCGCGGCCGTGCACCCGGCCCTGCGTCACGGACCGCCGCTGACGCTTGAGGCCGCCGATCCCGTGGAGGCGGGCCGCTGGGCCGACGTGCTGTTCCTGGCTCTGCCCCATGGGAAATCTCAGGATCTGATGGAAGCCGTCGTGGCCGGTCCGGCGCGGCTGATCGTGGACCTGTCCGCCGACTTCCGCCTGGCCGATCCGCTTCGCTTCGCCAGGACCTATGGGGAGCATCGCGCCACCGGCTTGCTCGGATCCTTCACCTACGCCCTGGCGGATCTCAAGGGCGGAGATCTCGAAGGCAAGCGCTTGCTGGCCGCGCCCGGTTGCTTCGCCACCGCTTGCCTGCTCGCCCTCGTTCCCCTGGCGCGGGCGGGTTTGCTCTCCCATCCGCCGGCCTGCTTCGCCGTCACCGGATCGACGGGGGCGGGAGTCCACCCCCGGCGCACGACCCATCACCCGGTACGGGCACACAACTTCTTTGCTTACGCCCTCGAGGGGCATCGCCACCAGGCGGAGGTGATCGATGAACTCCTGCGCCACGACGAGGCGGCCGCCGAGCCTTCGTTGATCGTGCATTCCGCACCCCTGGTGCGGGGCATCCACCTCTCGGCCCGGGTGTGGCTCGACCAGCCCCTGGGCGACGCGACGGTTCCCTACCGGGAGGCGCTCGAGGGCCGCCCCTTCGTCCACCTTCTCGATCAGCCTCCCGAGCTGGCGGCGGTGGTGGGGACGAACCATGCCCACCTTCACGCCGCCACCCGCCGCCGGGGGCGGGAGCTGATCTGCTGCGTAGCCATCGACAACCTCGTCAAGGGGGCCGCGGGCCAGGCCGTCCAGGGCATGAACCTGGCCCTGGGCCTGGAGGAGACGGCGGGTCTCGAGTTCGGAGGGATCTATCCATGCTGA
- the argG gene encoding argininosuccinate synthase, protein MRIVLAFSGGLDTSFCVPWLQETKGAEVITAIVDTGGIPRSQLDAIARQARAVGAAEHHEIDARQAVWDGFVSTLIRGNVLRGEVYPLSVAAERTQQAMEVAALARRLGADAVAHGSTGAGNDQVRFDIVFRTLLPELPIIAPVRSLGLSREASQAYLRERGLPVPEGSGRYSVNQGLWGTTFGGEWTHDPWTPPPEDAFPPAGEAPAVGEVILGWEEGLPVTLNEEPLAGPDLVEALAALAAPYGIGRGIHIGETVLGIKGRIGFEAAAALILIAAHRELEKIVLTRWQAFWKDHLARFFGDRLHEGQALDPVMDDIRALIASSQKRVTGRTRVRLDRGHFQVVGVESPASLFDAGVARYGETHSLWTGEQAEAFAAIAAIPSRLAHGRARREGA, encoded by the coding sequence GTGCGCATCGTGCTCGCATTCAGCGGGGGGTTGGATACGTCTTTCTGTGTCCCCTGGTTACAGGAAACCAAGGGGGCGGAAGTCATCACCGCGATTGTCGATACGGGGGGCATCCCGCGCTCCCAACTCGACGCCATCGCTCGCCAGGCCCGCGCCGTGGGGGCTGCCGAGCATCACGAGATCGATGCCCGCCAGGCGGTGTGGGACGGCTTCGTCTCCACGCTGATTCGGGGCAACGTACTGCGCGGGGAAGTCTACCCCCTCTCGGTGGCGGCCGAGCGAACGCAGCAGGCGATGGAAGTCGCCGCCCTCGCGCGCCGCCTGGGGGCCGACGCCGTGGCCCACGGCTCCACCGGGGCGGGCAACGATCAGGTGCGCTTCGACATCGTCTTCCGCACGCTGTTGCCCGAGTTGCCGATCATCGCTCCCGTGCGCAGCCTGGGGCTGAGCCGGGAGGCGAGCCAGGCCTACTTGCGGGAGCGGGGTCTGCCGGTGCCCGAGGGGAGCGGCCGCTACTCGGTCAACCAGGGTTTGTGGGGCACCACCTTCGGCGGGGAGTGGACCCACGATCCCTGGACGCCGCCGCCCGAGGACGCTTTTCCCCCGGCGGGGGAAGCTCCGGCCGTCGGGGAGGTGATCCTCGGCTGGGAGGAGGGCCTGCCGGTGACCCTGAACGAAGAGCCCCTGGCCGGGCCGGATCTGGTCGAGGCTCTCGCCGCCCTGGCCGCGCCTTACGGAATCGGCCGAGGTATCCACATCGGTGAGACCGTGCTGGGGATCAAGGGCCGGATCGGCTTCGAGGCCGCGGCGGCGCTGATCCTCATCGCGGCCCACCGGGAGCTGGAGAAGATCGTCCTGACCCGCTGGCAGGCCTTCTGGAAGGATCACCTGGCCCGCTTCTTCGGCGACCGTCTCCACGAGGGGCAGGCCCTCGATCCGGTGATGGACGACATCCGCGCCCTGATCGCCTCTTCCCAGAAGCGAGTGACGGGGCGGACCCGGGTGCGTCTCGACCGGGGGCACTTCCAGGTCGTCGGTGTGGAATCCCCCGCCAGCCTGTTCGATGCCGGGGTGGCCCGTTACGGCGAGACCCACAGCCTGTGGACCGGCGAGCAGGCCGAGGCCTTCGCCGCCATCGCCGCGATTCCCTCCCGGCTGGCCCATGGTCGCGCCAGGAGAGAAGGCGCATGA
- a CDS encoding DUF3187 family protein, whose protein sequence is MAHRQGGAWIFPLILLLVSTATAGEFFPLGRRHPVQGVFLSPPLTDAAVLPAGGWRLGWRFEESNTLNRGATSSGTQVLLDTESSRLALDLGWGLGGGWELRAELPWHWRWGGVLDRPIEAVERVFSQLNPLRGRVPRNASRLYLLADHALVIDQRGAVSGWGDVELGLVRGVVLASGLQVAGEWRLALPTGDEKTWLGSGGVDLALVLRAGKGDGGRGWVAQVAWVDPADPFETLPGGLSSRRHLEVSGGVRGRLGTLGGQVQLAWRQSAIAGSGLAEFEEDLWEVAAGLEWRLKPGLTWQVGLIENLVVAPGADVTVYSRFVLRP, encoded by the coding sequence TTGGCTCACCGGCAGGGAGGCGCGTGGATTTTTCCACTGATCCTGCTGCTGGTCTCCACGGCCACCGCTGGCGAATTCTTCCCCCTTGGGCGGCGTCATCCCGTCCAGGGGGTTTTTCTTTCCCCCCCGTTGACGGACGCCGCCGTGCTTCCCGCCGGCGGTTGGCGACTGGGTTGGCGTTTCGAGGAGAGCAATACCCTCAACCGGGGCGCGACCTCCTCCGGGACCCAGGTGCTGCTCGATACGGAAAGCTCCCGGCTGGCCCTGGACCTGGGCTGGGGGCTCGGGGGCGGCTGGGAGTTGCGGGCCGAACTGCCCTGGCACTGGCGCTGGGGCGGCGTGCTGGACCGTCCCATCGAGGCGGTGGAGCGGGTCTTCTCACAGCTCAACCCCCTGCGTGGTCGGGTTCCCCGCAATGCCAGCAGGCTCTACCTGCTTGCGGATCACGCCCTGGTGATCGATCAGCGTGGTGCCGTCTCGGGCTGGGGCGACGTGGAACTGGGCCTGGTGCGAGGTGTCGTCCTGGCTTCGGGCCTCCAGGTGGCCGGCGAGTGGCGCCTGGCGCTGCCCACCGGCGACGAGAAGACCTGGTTGGGTAGTGGTGGGGTGGATCTGGCCCTGGTGCTGCGGGCCGGGAAGGGGGACGGCGGCCGGGGCTGGGTGGCCCAGGTCGCCTGGGTGGACCCGGCCGATCCCTTCGAGACGTTGCCCGGTGGTCTTTCCAGCAGGCGCCACCTGGAGGTCTCGGGGGGGGTCCGGGGGCGCCTGGGCACCCTGGGGGGGCAGGTTCAGCTCGCCTGGCGGCAGTCGGCCATCGCCGGCAGCGGTCTGGCGGAGTTCGAAGAGGATCTCTGGGAGGTGGCGGCCGGCCTGGAATGGCGTCTCAAGCCCGGCCTGACCTGGCAGGTGGGATTGATCGAAAACCTGGTGGTGGCGCCGGGGGCCGATGTCACGGTTTACAGTCGATTCGTCCTGCGCCCTTGA
- a CDS encoding DUF4382 domain-containing protein, with amino-acid sequence MSRKVILLVALVALLGMFTLGCNTDDPLPVQKTGTVSVTLDTSSSPAPATEPTVMGAVAAATEVNVTFSALTLYNSGGSPSVDLFTQPVTLNLLDYTVAQLLGDYPVPPGTYNCIDADIDMIQVVEGANTCTLSNPGFDLPGVCLGTGFLTVQEDGTYSLVYQVPVVNASCPSDGGIPSFTFGDPNVSLPNG; translated from the coding sequence ATGAGCAGGAAAGTGATACTTCTCGTCGCCCTGGTCGCCCTGCTGGGCATGTTCACTTTGGGCTGCAACACCGACGACCCCTTGCCGGTCCAGAAGACCGGTACGGTTTCCGTGACGCTGGACACCAGCTCGTCCCCGGCTCCCGCGACAGAGCCGACCGTGATGGGGGCCGTGGCCGCCGCCACGGAAGTCAACGTCACCTTCTCGGCTCTGACCCTCTACAACTCGGGCGGCAGCCCCTCGGTGGACCTGTTCACGCAACCGGTGACTTTGAACTTGCTGGACTACACCGTCGCTCAGTTGCTTGGTGACTATCCCGTACCTCCCGGGACCTACAACTGCATCGATGCCGACATCGACATGATCCAGGTGGTCGAGGGCGCCAACACCTGCACCCTGAGCAATCCCGGCTTCGATCTGCCGGGTGTCTGCCTGGGCACCGGCTTCCTCACCGTGCAGGAAGACGGCACCTACTCCCTGGTCTACCAGGTTCCGGTCGTCAACGCGTCCTGCCCCAGTGACGGCGGCATCCCCTCTTTCACCTTCGGCGATCCCAACGTTTCACTGCCCAATGGCTGA